From the genome of Thermogutta terrifontis, one region includes:
- a CDS encoding NAD(P)H-dependent oxidoreductase subunit E: MSAGGSVSPQSSIDLQIVDEIVERCGRGPEAAIPILQAIQSHFRYLPQEALERVCELTQVRPAQLVGVATFYGQFRFRPVGQHIIRVCHGTACHVKGAPRIQESLERHLRIPQGEDTDPEGLFTIEKVACLGCCTLAPVIQIDQLTYGRLTPTRVPQVLADFLHQQKEGIPQDELLGKTDGTTQGEIRIGLGSCCQAQGSRQVYERVKSLAAVAGVSVRVKRVGCVGICHQTPLVEVIPKQGQRRVYSRVQPEDVPAIIHRHFRRKNFFTRLHYTWQRWLDHLLGDLDEDELTPKPLDVRDPPVEAFLGRQIRIATEWAGEIDPLDLEEYRIRGGFSAAEKALKEWTPERIIEEVKQSGLRGRGGAGFPTGVKWEVVRKAQGTKKYVTCNGDEGDPGAFMDRMILESFPYRVIEGMLIAARAVGATEGIFYIRAEYPLAVERVREAIRRCEEAGILGDRILGTDHSFHVRVYGGAGAFVCGEETALIASLEGRRGMPRLRPPYPAEFGFAGQPTLVNNVETFALVPWIIRNGAARFAALGTATSKGTKVFALAGKVRRGGLIEVPMGITLREIVEQIGGGAQPGRRLKAVQVGGPSGGCIPESLFDTPVDYEALTATGAIMGSGGLIVLDDSDCMVDIARYFLRFTQDQSCGKCTLCRIGTRRMLDILDRICEGRAQPEDLPTLEDLSQTVKAGSICGLGKTAPNPVLTTLRYFREEYEAHIRGECPAGRCAPLIHYRITDACIGCTLCAQHCPVNAIRLRPYQKHFVDDQLCTRCDTCRLVCPEGAVVIESGGKIVGPSKMSIHTSPPSGPGRLEIADSAGNGVSGSIPLFDHSTQKVAITTGSSSSP, from the coding sequence ATGAGTGCCGGCGGCTCCGTCTCCCCGCAATCGTCCATTGACCTGCAAATTGTTGACGAGATCGTGGAACGCTGCGGACGGGGACCAGAAGCCGCGATTCCCATCCTCCAGGCCATTCAGAGCCATTTCCGTTATCTGCCCCAGGAGGCCCTCGAACGTGTCTGCGAATTGACGCAGGTCCGCCCAGCCCAACTGGTTGGTGTGGCAACGTTTTACGGTCAATTTCGGTTCCGTCCTGTTGGCCAGCACATTATTCGGGTGTGTCACGGAACTGCCTGTCACGTGAAAGGGGCACCCCGTATCCAGGAGTCGCTGGAGCGCCATTTAAGAATTCCCCAGGGAGAAGACACCGACCCGGAGGGACTTTTCACCATCGAAAAAGTGGCGTGCCTGGGCTGTTGCACTCTGGCACCTGTTATTCAGATTGATCAGCTTACCTACGGACGGCTGACGCCCACCAGAGTGCCACAGGTCCTGGCCGACTTCCTCCACCAGCAGAAAGAAGGCATCCCCCAGGACGAGCTATTGGGCAAAACGGACGGAACAACCCAGGGAGAAATCCGCATCGGTTTGGGGTCCTGCTGTCAGGCCCAGGGCAGCAGGCAGGTTTATGAACGTGTGAAAAGTCTGGCGGCCGTGGCGGGTGTTTCCGTACGGGTCAAGCGGGTGGGATGCGTCGGCATTTGTCATCAGACTCCGTTGGTGGAAGTCATCCCCAAGCAAGGTCAGCGCCGGGTCTATTCCCGAGTGCAACCCGAAGATGTCCCCGCGATCATTCACCGGCATTTTCGCCGAAAAAACTTTTTTACCCGGCTGCACTATACATGGCAGCGGTGGCTGGATCATCTGCTCGGTGACCTCGACGAGGACGAACTGACGCCGAAGCCGCTGGATGTCCGGGATCCGCCTGTGGAGGCCTTTCTCGGCCGACAGATACGGATCGCCACAGAATGGGCGGGAGAAATCGATCCCTTGGACCTGGAAGAATATCGGATTCGGGGAGGATTCTCAGCGGCGGAGAAGGCCCTGAAGGAATGGACCCCGGAACGGATTATCGAAGAGGTGAAACAGAGTGGCCTGCGGGGTCGTGGCGGGGCGGGCTTTCCCACGGGAGTGAAATGGGAAGTCGTGCGAAAGGCCCAGGGAACCAAAAAATACGTTACCTGCAATGGCGACGAAGGAGACCCCGGAGCCTTTATGGACCGAATGATTCTTGAATCGTTTCCCTATCGGGTCATTGAGGGAATGCTTATTGCAGCCCGGGCGGTGGGGGCCACTGAAGGCATTTTTTACATCCGTGCCGAATATCCTCTCGCGGTGGAACGGGTTCGGGAAGCGATTCGACGGTGTGAAGAGGCGGGCATCCTGGGCGACAGAATTCTGGGGACGGATCATTCCTTCCATGTTCGTGTTTACGGAGGTGCGGGGGCGTTTGTGTGCGGTGAGGAAACGGCCCTGATCGCCTCCCTGGAGGGCCGCCGTGGAATGCCCCGCTTACGACCGCCTTATCCCGCCGAATTCGGTTTTGCCGGCCAGCCCACCCTCGTCAATAATGTGGAAACCTTCGCCCTCGTGCCGTGGATCATACGGAACGGGGCCGCGCGATTTGCCGCGCTCGGCACCGCGACGAGCAAGGGAACAAAAGTTTTTGCTCTGGCGGGAAAGGTACGCCGGGGTGGTCTCATTGAAGTGCCCATGGGCATAACCCTGCGGGAAATCGTGGAACAGATTGGGGGTGGTGCTCAGCCCGGCCGAAGGCTCAAAGCCGTCCAGGTGGGTGGTCCGTCTGGAGGTTGTATCCCGGAATCGCTTTTCGACACCCCTGTGGACTACGAGGCTCTGACGGCCACCGGCGCCATCATGGGTTCGGGAGGTTTGATTGTCCTTGATGATAGTGATTGCATGGTGGACATTGCCCGGTACTTTCTCCGCTTCACCCAGGATCAATCGTGTGGGAAGTGCACCTTGTGCCGCATCGGCACCCGGCGAATGCTCGACATTTTGGACCGAATCTGTGAGGGGCGTGCCCAGCCGGAGGACCTTCCAACGCTCGAAGATCTATCGCAAACTGTCAAGGCGGGAAGTATCTGTGGATTGGGCAAGACCGCACCGAATCCCGTCCTCACCACGCTACGGTATTTTCGGGAAGAGTACGAGGCCCACATTCGGGGTGAGTGCCCGGCGGGACGATGTGCTCCCCTCATTCACTACCGTATCACGGACGCATGCATCGGTTGCACATTGTGCGCCCAGCATTGCCCCGTCAATGCGATCCGTCTTCGGCCGTACCAGAAACACTTTGTCGATGATCAGCTTTGCACCCGGTGTGATACCTGCCGACTCGTTTGTCCGGAAGGAGCGGTAGTCATTGAGTCGGGTGGCAAGATTGTTGGACCTTCCAAAATGTCCATACATACTTCGCCTCCGTCAGGCCCCGGTCGTTTGGAGATCGCTGATTCCGCGGGCAATGGTGTTTCCGGCAGTATTCCCTTGTTCGACCACTCCACCCAAAAAGTGGCTATCACCACAGGGAGTTCTTCCTCGCCATGA
- a CDS encoding PQQ-binding-like beta-propeller repeat protein produces MTAGSPKETSDRMKQPGDGLTTSSGPLPGFLAALRIAVVAAAFTLVVTGLLVWNYVTHLAKDPLDSPQYLALQKQLAADPQNEQLKEAIRELDLELRQEYFRARTFNRWGTLLLIAGLITFAISAKIASTLRRPLPHPSTTEVWDEAFERATRRRLAAVTGLVVLLIVAGGFLIWNSRASVHQAFALKRALSTQSGGELAQRSGPQTGGSAEKASSGQGTQSEKSEKGPSAASSRAPVGNDAAPPEEFARFWPRFRGPNGDGVSNHPDPPVQWNAEEGQGILWKTAIELPGHNSPVVWDRFVFVTGATEDRRVCYALDADSGKLLWQREIPPTPESRGKKPKVMKDTGFAAPTVATDGRRVYAIFANGDLAALDFQGNIIWVKGLGIPDNAYGHASSLCTYKNWVIVLFDQGEPDDDKSKLFAIEGPTGRVVWEVTRPTGNSWTSPVIANLAGKLQLITVANPFVISYNPENGTEWWRFDGTTGDCGPSPVVQGDLVVAGGEYSYYMYGIRGDGSGDVTKTHKVWEAEDALPDTCSPLAFDHYVLWMSSTSVLACYNVKTGEKLWEHEFPDHTFASSPSYAGGRVYLFSKEGACWVGTVSDQEFQIEHENSLGEGCVTSPAFQPGRLYIRGEKHVFCIGH; encoded by the coding sequence ATGACGGCGGGCTCGCCAAAGGAGACAAGCGATCGCATGAAGCAACCGGGCGACGGGTTAACAACCTCATCCGGGCCGTTACCGGGCTTCCTGGCAGCGCTCCGAATTGCGGTGGTCGCCGCGGCTTTCACATTGGTAGTCACTGGTCTGCTGGTCTGGAACTATGTCACCCATCTGGCCAAGGATCCTTTGGACTCTCCCCAGTATCTGGCGCTTCAGAAACAACTGGCTGCCGACCCCCAGAATGAACAACTGAAGGAAGCAATTCGCGAACTCGATCTCGAATTGCGACAGGAGTATTTCCGAGCGAGAACGTTCAACCGCTGGGGAACGCTCCTCTTGATCGCCGGCCTGATCACGTTCGCGATCTCGGCCAAAATTGCCTCCACGCTTCGTCGTCCCTTGCCCCATCCAAGTACGACCGAGGTGTGGGACGAGGCGTTCGAGCGGGCAACCCGCCGGCGTTTGGCTGCCGTGACGGGACTTGTCGTTCTGCTGATTGTGGCCGGAGGATTTCTCATCTGGAACTCACGAGCCAGCGTGCATCAGGCATTCGCGTTGAAACGAGCACTTTCCACCCAATCTGGTGGAGAACTGGCACAGCGTTCCGGTCCTCAGACAGGAGGATCCGCAGAGAAAGCCTCATCCGGGCAAGGGACGCAATCTGAAAAGTCCGAGAAGGGGCCATCTGCGGCATCCTCGCGGGCGCCGGTCGGGAATGATGCTGCTCCTCCGGAGGAGTTCGCACGGTTTTGGCCGCGATTTCGTGGTCCGAATGGTGATGGCGTTTCCAACCATCCGGACCCACCCGTGCAATGGAATGCGGAAGAAGGTCAGGGCATCCTGTGGAAAACGGCCATCGAGCTTCCGGGGCACAACTCGCCCGTTGTATGGGACAGGTTCGTTTTCGTGACGGGCGCCACGGAAGATCGACGGGTGTGCTACGCGCTGGATGCCGATTCTGGCAAGTTGCTCTGGCAACGAGAGATCCCACCCACTCCCGAAAGCCGGGGCAAGAAGCCGAAGGTCATGAAGGACACCGGCTTTGCTGCACCCACGGTGGCGACCGATGGTCGTCGCGTTTACGCCATCTTTGCCAACGGCGACCTGGCCGCTCTGGATTTTCAGGGAAACATCATCTGGGTCAAGGGATTGGGGATCCCGGATAACGCTTATGGACACGCTTCCTCCCTGTGCACCTACAAAAATTGGGTGATCGTGCTCTTCGATCAGGGAGAACCCGATGACGACAAATCCAAACTGTTTGCGATCGAAGGGCCCACTGGGCGGGTCGTTTGGGAGGTCACACGTCCCACTGGCAACTCGTGGACCAGTCCCGTCATTGCCAACCTAGCTGGAAAACTGCAACTGATCACGGTAGCCAATCCGTTTGTGATTTCCTACAACCCGGAGAACGGCACGGAATGGTGGCGGTTTGACGGCACCACAGGTGACTGCGGGCCTTCTCCCGTCGTCCAGGGCGATCTTGTCGTTGCTGGAGGCGAGTACTCCTATTACATGTACGGCATTCGAGGGGACGGATCGGGTGATGTCACCAAGACGCACAAGGTCTGGGAGGCGGAGGATGCCCTGCCGGACACCTGCAGTCCGCTGGCTTTTGATCATTATGTGTTATGGATGTCCTCCACATCGGTGCTGGCGTGCTATAACGTTAAAACCGGTGAGAAGCTCTGGGAGCATGAGTTCCCGGACCACACCTTTGCGTCGTCGCCTTCCTATGCGGGTGGCAGGGTGTACCTGTTTTCCAAAGAGGGCGCATGCTGGGTGGGGACGGTCAGTGATCAGGAATTCCAGATCGAGCATGAAAACTCACTGGGTGAAGGCTGTGTGACCAGCCCTGCCTTTCAGCCCGGCCGGTTGTATATCCGGGGCGAAAAACACGTTTTTTGCATCGGACACTGA
- a CDS encoding 4Fe-4S binding protein, whose amino-acid sequence MIDRPSNQEQSKNCRLPETPRSQKGASRRWNAILFLGVIAVLWAGRWAALAVERFPPPDFTSHKLPETPVPPPPSPIWEMVDTIALVIALGTATYLALAKRSRNGLFVLAGVSLFWFGFHREGCVCPIGAIQDVAQGLFDGRYVIPWSVLLFFALPIAFALFFGRVFCAAVCPLGAIQEIAAVRPQKLPDWLEHALGLFSWIYLGLAVLYAATGTSYVICEYDPFVAFFRRSGATSMLIFGGSLLLIGIFVGRPYCRFLCPYGALLGLCSKLARWHVRIPPTECIRCRLCEDACPYGAIVAPVPPLPRAERRAARRRLAVMLGAVPLWLIAGGLAGYALHPVLAQLDPQVRLAQWVQAGQVPPDNKFAQDAIKAFHNSGESEIALFQRAVERLGVFARAGTIFGIWVGLVIGLKFVQLVTRPRREEYLPDPRRCVACGRCFWYCPEEQIQRGWLSWEEVARLPRARIPDASSPVTSGNVR is encoded by the coding sequence ATGATTGACCGTCCTTCCAACCAGGAACAAAGCAAAAATTGTCGGCTACCTGAAACTCCCCGCTCGCAAAAAGGGGCATCGAGGCGATGGAATGCGATTCTCTTTTTGGGGGTGATTGCCGTTCTGTGGGCGGGACGGTGGGCAGCGCTGGCCGTCGAGCGCTTTCCCCCGCCGGATTTTACTTCGCATAAACTGCCGGAAACGCCCGTGCCTCCGCCACCCTCACCTATTTGGGAAATGGTGGACACGATCGCCCTCGTCATCGCCCTGGGAACAGCGACCTACCTGGCCCTGGCGAAACGTTCGCGGAACGGGCTGTTTGTGCTGGCGGGTGTCAGTTTGTTCTGGTTCGGCTTTCATCGGGAAGGGTGCGTCTGCCCGATTGGAGCTATTCAGGATGTAGCCCAGGGACTTTTTGATGGACGGTACGTTATTCCGTGGAGTGTTCTTCTCTTTTTTGCCCTTCCGATTGCTTTTGCCCTATTCTTTGGCCGGGTATTTTGTGCGGCCGTATGTCCGCTGGGGGCCATTCAGGAAATTGCGGCGGTTCGACCGCAGAAGCTACCCGACTGGCTCGAACATGCTCTGGGGCTTTTCTCTTGGATATATCTTGGACTTGCCGTTCTTTACGCGGCCACCGGCACCAGTTATGTGATTTGCGAGTATGATCCGTTTGTGGCGTTTTTTCGGCGGTCGGGCGCCACATCCATGTTGATTTTCGGCGGCAGTTTACTCTTGATCGGGATTTTTGTCGGGCGACCGTATTGCCGGTTCCTCTGCCCCTATGGAGCACTTCTGGGCCTGTGCTCCAAACTGGCACGGTGGCATGTGCGCATCCCCCCCACCGAATGCATTCGCTGCCGGCTGTGCGAGGATGCGTGTCCTTACGGAGCGATCGTGGCCCCTGTGCCGCCGCTTCCTCGGGCAGAGCGACGAGCAGCACGACGCCGTCTGGCGGTCATGCTTGGTGCTGTGCCCCTGTGGCTTATTGCTGGCGGATTGGCCGGCTACGCCTTGCATCCGGTTTTGGCGCAGTTGGATCCGCAGGTGCGGCTGGCGCAATGGGTGCAGGCGGGACAGGTGCCGCCGGATAACAAATTCGCCCAGGACGCCATCAAGGCTTTTCACAATTCCGGAGAAAGTGAAATCGCCTTATTCCAGAGGGCTGTCGAGCGACTTGGCGTATTCGCTCGTGCTGGGACCATCTTCGGAATATGGGTGGGCCTGGTGATCGGCCTCAAATTCGTACAACTGGTCACACGGCCTCGACGGGAAGAGTACCTCCCCGATCCCCGCCGCTGCGTGGCGTGCGGACGCTGTTTCTGGTACTGTCCGGAAGAGCAGATCCAGCGGGGCTGGCTCTCATGGGAAGAAGTTGCTCGACTCCCTCGTGCACGAATTCCGGATGCTTCCTCCCCAGTTACCAGCGGGAATGTCCGCTGA